The genome window GGCGGTGCGGGCCGAAGAGATCGCCAAGGGCGCCGAGTTTTTCAGTTTCGGCACCAACGACTTGACGCAGACGACGCTGGGCATGAGCCGCGACGACTACGCGGGCTACATCAACTACTATCGCGAGCACGACATCGTGCCGAGCGACCCGTGCCAGACGATCGACCGCGACGGTGTGGGCCACCTGATGCAACTGCGCGTGGAGGGCGGTCGCCAGAGCCGGCCGAAGCTGAAGGTGGGCATTTGCGGCGAGCACGGCGGCGACCCGGCGAGCGTGGTGTTCTGTCACGAGATCGGGCTCGACTATGTGAGCTGTTCGCCCTTCCGCGTGCCGATTGCCCGGCTGGCCGCCGCGCAGGCCGCCGTGGCCGAGAAGCTGGCCAAGAAGAAGTAGACGGTAGCAGGGGTGCCCAGATTGCAGACAACGAACGTGCCACCGCCCCTGCAAGCGCAAATGAACTTATTGAACGCCTTCGGCGAGTTATCGAATCGGACGAGGTCCGTAATCGGCTCGGCTCGCTGCATCGCAAGGAATACGATGCCGTTGCCATGCTCGCACCAGCCAGGCGTTGGGCGCCAAGCGCGACGGCCGCGCGGTGCCGGCGACCTGCTAGGCCATGCAGGCCATGCAGGCCATGGCGCGAATCTCGCCGAACTCGTGCGGCAGCTTGGTCCAACGATCGCCGCCGTCGGGCGAATGATAGACCTCGCCGCTCACGCTGTAGGCAAAGATGTCGTC of Pirellulales bacterium contains these proteins:
- a CDS encoding putative PEP-binding protein, whose protein sequence is AVRAEEIAKGAEFFSFGTNDLTQTTLGMSRDDYAGYINYYREHDIVPSDPCQTIDRDGVGHLMQLRVEGGRQSRPKLKVGICGEHGGDPASVVFCHEIGLDYVSCSPFRVPIARLAAAQAAVAEKLAKKK